Part of the Quercus lobata isolate SW786 chromosome 6, ValleyOak3.0 Primary Assembly, whole genome shotgun sequence genome, caaattctgctGCTTGTCGTTCCTCAAAtctgtgtttgatttttttttttttttcttttcacttttcaaattccttttCTTTGAGAAACCCAAGATCAGTACCACCTTCTTCTTGTTTGACTGTTTGGTCTGCCAGTGAAGATGCATCACTAATGCTAGTCTTTCCCACCAAGTCTTTGGCTTTTAAAGATTCTCTCTCCCAATCAGTGTTGAACACCACAGCTAAGATAGAGACTGCACATGCAATCTGAGCTGCTAAAAGGCCATAACAAAGACCCACAAACCCTAGCTTCCAGACAAAGGCTAAGACTATAGCTACGGGTGCACCCACCAagtagaaagaataaaaattgattCCTGCCCCGATACCTGGCCTAGCACTTCCTCTCAGTATCCCACAACTTGTGGTTTGTGGACAATTTGCTAGTTCACATAGTCCAATTATAGGTAGCACAGTCATAGTTAGTTCGAGAACCTCATTATCCTTTGTGAACACTCTTCCCCATGGTTCTCTTCCAAGAGTGGTCCATAACAAGCCCACTAATGAACTCAGTAGGGCCAATCCTATGGCTACCATTGTGGCCAAACGGGCCCTATCTGGTCGATTTGCTCCAAGCTCATTCCCTACTCGGGTTGATACTGATGCACTCAGTGCTGTTGGTAATGAATACATGAGTGATGTGGTTTGTATTACTATAGCTGATGTTGCAAGTGCCACTCTTGGATTTTGAAGGTAGCCAGCTAGGATTGTCATAAACTCGTACCACCACCACTCTAGACAAACAGCTAGACAGCTTGGTACAGCAAATCCAAGCAACGTAGCCCATTCCTCTCTTTGTGATGATGTGGAAGTAGTAAAAGGAAACGGAAAAGGCAAAGGTTGTGATAACATTGGCATGTACAAAGGATCCTCAGGGGTACGAGTGTAGAAAATGTAACAAATTAGAAACAACAGGGTGTTGAAGTTGGTTACAAATGTTGAGATTGCTATTCCTCGTACCCCAAGACCAAGTGTGAAGGCCAAGTAGATGGTGATAGGAATGTGTAGAAGAATTGCTAGTAGATTGCACCACATTAAAGGCCATGTTGTGCCTTTGCTACGAAGGTAAATACGAAGGGGATGAAGAAGGCTATTGGCAATGAGATCAGGGATAGCAAAGCGGCAATATAGGCTTGCCACTCTCGttatttctgggttttggtgAAGGATAAGCATGAGAGGTTCAAGGTTCATCCATATTAATCCAATGGAGAATGAAGCAAGAAGTAGCATGAGAATTGTTCTTTGTAAAGTAAGAGTTACTATGGAGAAGTTTCTTGAACCAATCGCTTGGCTGCAAAGGGGCTCCATGCCCATGGCAAGGCCTGAGAGGACTGAGTAGCCAGTGATGTTGGTGAAGCCAATAGCTAAAGCCCCACCTGCTAGCTCTAGGCTTCCTAGTCTTCCCATGCACACGACTAAGACCATGTTTTTCAGATAGCTCACCAAGCTTGTGGCTGCTAAAGGGAATCCTATGCCGGTCATTCTCTTTAGCTCCTCCACCAcctaaagattaaaaaaaaaaccaaaaagtatCACATTgtatattgaatttattttaggtACGCAAATAAGGGGGAGTTGGGATTCGAACTCCAAGCACTGAGTACCATAGAAGGTGTTGGTACTACTGGGCCGGGTTAAAGCTCCAACCCCATATTGGACTTGGAAAAGATAAGAAGATTTTGTAGGAATATATGAGATTTTGTACCTCTTGCATTGTCGGGTGCTTTTGGGGCTTCTCTGCTGCAAccatctttatttcttttggcctggtcttcttttcttgtttcCTTTGTGTTTTCAGTGTCTGAGCAATATGAAGGATTTGTAGAGCTAAGTGTTTGATGGTGGGATCTCCTTTTTTCTAACACACGCTCAcgccagagagagagagagagagagagtgtatgTGCTCAATAGCTCAATGGTTAGACTTAGAAGAGTGAgaagtatttaaattttattaggaGCGGAGGTGGTGGGGtttcatctatttttttattatatgaaaaaaaaaaaaatcccacttgcatatatttaatatctgTATTGTATATCATTGTCttctaagaaaattaaaaaaaaaaaaaaagtatagcaTTGCACTCTATATATCAAGTGCTTGATGTCATAAAAATAGACAGTAATTTGAATAGTGCAACAATCACTGCTCAATcttgtttaaaacttgaatagTGTGCTATCGAAGAAGTCATGCCAAGCCCCTACTATTTCCATCATttaatttgtcatttttccAAAGTAGATCAATCAGATCCACCTTCTCTTCGGAAAAAATCATACAGAATCACAGATACTTTTATAGTTCCTGAATCTTTATTCACGCGAGGTGATTGTGACCATATCATTATTATCATCAATTATCTCTGGTGTCTTGTATGTGTACTTGGTAATAGGTTAAATTATATTTGGTGTTTTGTATGTCTCTATAATCGGTTAATCTGGAGTTTTACATGTTTGAGGGAGATGTTCTTCTGGCATCTACTATTCTTTGGCCTTTCCCATGTGATTTTTTGTGCGTATCAAATTCTTTTTAACTGTcttcacaatttattttttcgaGCATTGAAGGCAACTGCTTGACAGTACATCTTTAATGGGCTGTCCTTTTTAGGGTGAAGATAATATAcagtataatttgaatctcattgtctttattgaaaatattggaAGACGTCAATTAAActacattttaaattatatgttgtAACCACCGTATATTTTTAATGCGATGGTCATCTtataagtataaatgcttgtggagtgtgggggtAAGGGTCATGGTTCAAGTCTTCAGgaaggagtttcac contains:
- the LOC115949669 gene encoding protein DETOXIFICATION 55 — protein: MVAAEKPQKHPTMQEVVEELKRMTGIGFPLAATSLVSYLKNMVLVVCMGRLGSLELAGGALAIGFTNITGYSVLSGLAMGMEPLCSQAIGSRNFSIVTLTLQRTILMLLLASFSIGLIWMNLEPLMLILHQNPEITRVASLYCRFAIPDLIANSLLHPLRIYLRSKGTTWPLMWCNLLAILLHIPITIYLAFTLGLGVRGIAISTFVTNFNTLLFLICYIFYTRTPEDPLYMPMLSQPLPFPFPFTTSTSSQREEWATLLGFAVPSCLAVCLEWWWYEFMTILAGYLQNPRVALATSAIVIQTTSLMYSLPTALSASVSTRVGNELGANRPDRARLATMVAIGLALLSSLVGLLWTTLGREPWGRVFTKDNEVLELTMTVLPIIGLCELANCPQTTSCGILRGSARPGIGAGINFYSFYLVGAPVAIVLAFVWKLGFVGLCYGLLAAQIACAVSILAVVFNTDWERESLKAKDLVGKTSISDASSLADQTVKQEEGGTDLGFLKEKEFEK